In Mammaliicoccus sp. Marseille-Q6498, the genomic stretch TTATTATCTTTTCAATATCTGCTTCTGATTTTTTAGAACCAACATTTTTTAAAGATGGACCTGAAGCACCCTCTAAGTCTTTTCCGTGACAGCCGACACAAGAATTATTTTTAAACAATTCTTCCCCTTTTGAAGTATGAGATTCTGACTTACTATCATCTGATGACTGTCCACAACCAGCTAATGTGATTGAAGTTAATGCTACTAATGAAATTA encodes the following:
- a CDS encoding cytochrome c, giving the protein MKIKMGIISLVALTSITLAGCGQSSDDSKSESHTSKGEELFKNNSCVGCHGKDLEGASGPSLKNVGSKKSEADIEKIINEGKGSMPSKVVDEKDAKEIASWLAKQK